In Vitis vinifera cultivar Pinot Noir 40024 chromosome 11, ASM3070453v1, a genomic segment contains:
- the LOC100250192 gene encoding protein MULTIPOLAR SPINDLE 1 isoform X1 — protein sequence MSTSNTDSHQSLKLAVAMALLRSKLLHNTNPPPPHSDALRWKRKAKERKQELLRLKEDLREAEDGLRHDLFPPSASCKCHFFDDLGKLSPNQFERGSNRNFNDVLRRRFLRQVRLKERRRKRTDDSIKHNHYSDIVCEDETEQLRASIDFLVELCDTASPVENSNFTNWSHQAVDFILASLKNLLSVRKNVEYIKGIINSLIKHLVRRLCTPLKGDELHHLDADHQFYVQHLIRKLGSDPFVGHRAILSVSQRISLIAESLLFLDPFDDAFPNLHGCMFVLIQLIEFLISDYFLVWSRDEGFDNMLFVEWVTSILHARKALELLESRNGLYVLYMDRVTGELAKHVGQVSLLQELNPDIINILFH from the exons ATGTCGACGTCGAACACCGACTCTCATCAATCCTTGAAATTGGCCGTTGCCATGGCTCTCCTCCGTTCTAAGCTCCTCCACAACACCAACCCTCCTCCTCCACATTCCGACGCTCTTCGTTGGAAGCGAAAG GCCAAGGAGAGAAAACAAGAGCTTCTTAGGCTCAAGGAAGATCTCAGGGAAGCCGAAG ATGGTTTACGACATGATCTCTTCCCGCCAAGCGCTTCTTGCAAGTGCCATTTCTTCGATGATTTGGGGAAATTGAGCCCCAATCAGTTCGAACGTGGCTCTAATCGCAACTTCAATGATGTTCTTCGCCGGAGATTTCTCAGACAAG TGCGGTTGAAGGAACGAAGGAGAAAAAGAACGGATGATTCAATCAAACATAACCATTATTCAG ATATAGTCTGCGAGGATGAAACAGAACAACTTAGGGCCTCAATTGATTTTCTGGTGGAGCTTTGCGACACTGCTTCTCCT GTGGAGAACAGTAACTTCACAAACTGGTCACACCAAGCTGTTGACTTTATTTTAG CTTCATTGAAGAATCTGCTATCAGTGAGAAAGAATGTGGAATACATTAAAGGAATTATCAACAGCTTAATTAAGCATTTGGTCAGAAGGTTGTGTACGCCCTTAAAAGGAGATG AGTTACATCATTTGGATGCTGATCACCAGTTCTATGTCCAGCACTTGATCCGCAAGCTTGGAAGTGATCCCTTTGTTGGACACCGGGCAATACTCTCAGTTTCTCAAAGAATTTCTTTGATAGCTGAAAGTTTGCTTTTCTTGGATCCTTTTGATGATGCTTTTCCAAATTTGCATGGTTGTATGTTTGTGCT GATCCAGCTTATTGAATTTCTGATATCAGACTACTTCTTGGTTTGGTCAAGAGATGAAGGTTTTGACAACA TGCTGTTTGTCGAGTGGGTGACATCAATTCTTCATGCACGGAAAGCATTAGAACTCTTGGAAAGCAGGAATGGGCTTTATGTTCTATACATGGATAGGGTGACTGGGGAGTTGGCTAAACATGTGGGTCAGGTTTCACTACTCCAGGAGCTCAACCCTGATATTATTAATATCCTGTTCCATTGA
- the LOC100250192 gene encoding protein MULTIPOLAR SPINDLE 1 isoform X2, which yields MSTSNTDSHQSLKLAVAMALLRSKLLHNTNPPPPHSDALRWKRKAKERKQELLRLKEDLREAEDGLRHDLFPPSASCKCHFFDDLGKLSPNQFERGSNRNFNDVLRRRFLRQVRLKERRRKRTDDSIKHNHYSDIVCEDETEQLRASIDFLVELCDTASPVENSNFTNWSHQAVDFILASLKNLLSVRKNVEYIKGIINSLIKHLVRRLCTPLKGDELHHLDADHQFYVQHLIRKLGSDPFVGHRAILSVSQRISLIAESLLFLDPFDDAFPNLHGCMFVLIQLIEFLISDYFLVWSRDEGFDNISNCSAVCRVGDINSSCTESIRTLGKQEWALCSIHG from the exons ATGTCGACGTCGAACACCGACTCTCATCAATCCTTGAAATTGGCCGTTGCCATGGCTCTCCTCCGTTCTAAGCTCCTCCACAACACCAACCCTCCTCCTCCACATTCCGACGCTCTTCGTTGGAAGCGAAAG GCCAAGGAGAGAAAACAAGAGCTTCTTAGGCTCAAGGAAGATCTCAGGGAAGCCGAAG ATGGTTTACGACATGATCTCTTCCCGCCAAGCGCTTCTTGCAAGTGCCATTTCTTCGATGATTTGGGGAAATTGAGCCCCAATCAGTTCGAACGTGGCTCTAATCGCAACTTCAATGATGTTCTTCGCCGGAGATTTCTCAGACAAG TGCGGTTGAAGGAACGAAGGAGAAAAAGAACGGATGATTCAATCAAACATAACCATTATTCAG ATATAGTCTGCGAGGATGAAACAGAACAACTTAGGGCCTCAATTGATTTTCTGGTGGAGCTTTGCGACACTGCTTCTCCT GTGGAGAACAGTAACTTCACAAACTGGTCACACCAAGCTGTTGACTTTATTTTAG CTTCATTGAAGAATCTGCTATCAGTGAGAAAGAATGTGGAATACATTAAAGGAATTATCAACAGCTTAATTAAGCATTTGGTCAGAAGGTTGTGTACGCCCTTAAAAGGAGATG AGTTACATCATTTGGATGCTGATCACCAGTTCTATGTCCAGCACTTGATCCGCAAGCTTGGAAGTGATCCCTTTGTTGGACACCGGGCAATACTCTCAGTTTCTCAAAGAATTTCTTTGATAGCTGAAAGTTTGCTTTTCTTGGATCCTTTTGATGATGCTTTTCCAAATTTGCATGGTTGTATGTTTGTGCT GATCCAGCTTATTGAATTTCTGATATCAGACTACTTCTTGGTTTGGTCAAGAGATGAAGGTTTTGACAACA TTTCAAATTGCAGTGCTGTTTGTCGAGTGGGTGACATCAATTCTTCATGCACGGAAAGCATTAGAACTCTTGGAAAGCAGGAATGGGCTTTATGTTCTATACATGGATAG